A genomic region of Hydrogenovibrio crunogenus contains the following coding sequences:
- a CDS encoding CbbQ/NirQ/NorQ/GpvN family protein yields the protein MDITQYKIENEPFYDAQSNEVELYEAAYAARLPVMVKGPTGCGKSRFVEHMAWKLGKPIITVSCNEDITASDLVGRYLLDANGTRWVDGPLTLAARYGAICYLDEIVEARQDTMVVIHALTDHRRELSLDKKGELIKAHPDFQLVISYNPGYQSLMKDLKQSTKQRFCALDFDYALPEVEAHILQKEGNVDSETAQKLVKIGETARNLKGHGLDEGISTRLMVYAATLINQGIAPIEACKMALVRPITDDADIRQTLDNAIEMIFG from the coding sequence ATGGACATTACACAATACAAAATTGAAAACGAACCATTCTATGATGCTCAATCCAATGAGGTTGAACTTTATGAAGCGGCTTATGCGGCTCGCTTACCCGTGATGGTTAAAGGCCCAACGGGCTGTGGTAAATCGCGCTTTGTGGAACACATGGCCTGGAAATTAGGTAAGCCGATTATCACCGTTTCGTGTAATGAAGATATCACCGCCTCAGATTTGGTTGGACGATACCTGCTGGATGCGAATGGTACCCGTTGGGTAGACGGTCCTTTAACACTTGCTGCACGTTATGGTGCGATCTGTTATTTAGATGAAATTGTTGAAGCACGTCAAGACACTATGGTTGTCATTCATGCGTTAACGGATCACCGTCGCGAACTGTCTTTAGATAAAAAAGGAGAGTTGATTAAAGCTCACCCTGATTTCCAGTTAGTGATTTCATACAACCCTGGCTATCAATCGCTAATGAAAGATTTAAAGCAATCAACCAAACAACGTTTTTGCGCATTGGACTTTGATTATGCGCTACCTGAAGTGGAAGCGCATATCCTACAAAAAGAAGGAAACGTTGATTCTGAAACGGCTCAGAAACTGGTTAAAATTGGCGAAACAGCTCGTAACCTGAAAGGCCACGGGCTGGATGAAGGCATTTCAACGCGTCTAATGGTGTATGCGGCAACCTTAATTAATCAAGGCATTGCACCGATTGAAGCCTGCAAAATGGCTTTGGTTCGCCCTATTACCGACGATGCTGATATCCGTCAGACCCTTGATAATGCCATTGAAATGATTTTTGGCTAA
- a CDS encoding LysR family transcriptional regulator — MQNLHITAQQIRIFEAVSRHLSYTKAAEELNLSQPAVSVQVKRLEENNEIKLIEVIGKKLYLTSAGEHMFKTCTTILEELKTLNTNIKTDQNKIEGELKLAVVTPAKFFIPYVLKAFLNKYPDVIPSITVVNRRRIIDELKQNQYHLSIMGRVPPELKMEAFPFFKNELIVAAPPNHPLAKHKQIPLSDLVNENFLMREAGSGIRIATEERFAEEGYAIQPYMELGSTEAIKQGVMAGLGISVIARHAVRIEAKYGHLTVLDVQGFPLSRDWYIAKMQDKVLMPPAVAFLEFLKSVDINKLLAMSDTR; from the coding sequence ATGCAAAACTTACATATAACAGCCCAACAGATCAGGATTTTCGAGGCTGTTTCAAGGCATTTAAGTTACACAAAAGCAGCCGAAGAACTTAATCTTTCTCAACCTGCCGTCTCCGTTCAAGTTAAGCGTCTGGAAGAAAATAATGAAATTAAATTGATTGAAGTCATCGGAAAAAAACTCTATTTAACATCCGCAGGTGAACACATGTTTAAGACCTGCACCACCATTCTAGAAGAGCTTAAGACCCTTAACACCAACATTAAGACGGATCAAAATAAAATTGAAGGGGAACTTAAATTGGCGGTTGTCACCCCGGCCAAATTTTTTATTCCTTATGTTTTGAAGGCATTTTTAAATAAATACCCGGATGTCATTCCTTCCATAACAGTTGTTAATAGAAGACGCATCATAGATGAGCTTAAACAAAACCAATATCACCTCTCTATTATGGGAAGAGTACCACCCGAATTAAAAATGGAAGCCTTCCCATTTTTCAAGAACGAATTGATTGTAGCTGCGCCGCCTAACCACCCTCTGGCAAAGCATAAGCAAATTCCATTGAGCGACCTGGTGAATGAAAACTTTTTAATGCGCGAAGCTGGCTCAGGCATTCGTATTGCCACAGAAGAGCGCTTTGCCGAAGAAGGCTATGCCATCCAACCTTACATGGAATTGGGCAGTACCGAAGCAATCAAGCAAGGAGTTATGGCAGGCCTGGGTATTTCTGTCATTGCCCGGCATGCTGTTCGCATTGAAGCAAAATACGGCCACTTAACCGTTCTCGATGTTCAAGGATTTCCTCTGAGCCGCGACTGGTACATTGCTAAAATGCAAGATAAAGTACTCATGCCACCAGCTGTCGCATTTTTAGAATTTCTAAAATCGGTCGACATTAACAAATTGCTGGCCATGTCGGATACGCGTTAA
- a CDS encoding YeeE/YedE family protein, translating to MNRILFFYPFQKSFALILLMPLLALSLVLAQTNMALFLVGALLGASLNYFQFGFRTCSHQLLTQGRTLGIRAVLWMLALSSVLFFVLLSIGSINGQPMTGFVQPLSLSVVAGAFMFGVGMQLANGCTSGTFNKLGQLQPLSLSSFIFLLIGGTLAAYHNEFWRSVPALAPVSVLEQFGLTSGLVIQLGFIALLYWFAIIKEKNNFTEVSQLSHSSFWKISDWHPWLKAGLVLAGLNALLLLLSGQPWSIANVFPYWGLKISDGLHFPVDWQFWSYGISHANRLESAVLQDTVSLTTLGLIFGALLVTLLAKNTQQEATQFTLKPHLFAVVGGFIMGYGSVIAFGCNIGAFFSGIGSGSLHGWLWAIAALAGNSAGIYLKSRLVSR from the coding sequence ATGAACCGCATACTGTTTTTTTACCCATTTCAAAAATCATTTGCACTGATTTTACTCATGCCATTACTGGCATTGAGTCTTGTGTTGGCGCAAACCAATATGGCTCTTTTTTTAGTCGGCGCCTTGCTGGGGGCCAGCCTAAATTATTTTCAATTTGGTTTTAGAACCTGCTCTCATCAGCTGTTAACACAAGGCCGAACATTGGGAATTCGAGCCGTTCTTTGGATGCTTGCACTAAGCAGTGTACTCTTTTTCGTATTACTCAGTATCGGCTCAATCAATGGCCAACCTATGACGGGATTTGTACAACCGCTTAGTTTATCTGTCGTGGCGGGCGCCTTTATGTTTGGGGTCGGGATGCAGTTGGCGAATGGTTGTACGTCAGGTACCTTCAACAAACTGGGGCAACTACAACCGCTTTCGCTCAGCAGCTTTATTTTTCTACTCATCGGCGGAACGTTAGCCGCTTACCATAATGAATTTTGGCGTTCTGTTCCCGCTCTCGCCCCTGTATCGGTACTGGAGCAGTTCGGACTTACCTCAGGCCTGGTCATTCAATTAGGGTTTATCGCTCTATTGTATTGGTTCGCGATCATCAAAGAAAAAAATAACTTTACGGAAGTCAGCCAGTTGTCTCATAGCTCTTTTTGGAAGATATCAGATTGGCACCCTTGGTTAAAAGCCGGGCTGGTATTGGCTGGTCTCAATGCACTTTTATTACTGTTAAGCGGTCAACCTTGGTCAATCGCAAATGTCTTTCCTTACTGGGGATTAAAAATCAGTGACGGCTTGCATTTTCCAGTTGATTGGCAGTTCTGGTCTTATGGCATCAGTCATGCAAACCGTTTGGAAAGCGCGGTCTTGCAAGATACGGTGAGCTTAACCACTTTAGGGTTGATCTTTGGTGCACTGCTCGTCACATTGCTGGCCAAAAACACCCAACAGGAAGCCACACAGTTTACCCTTAAACCTCACCTTTTCGCGGTAGTCGGCGGCTTTATCATGGGGTATGGTTCGGTAATTGCCTTTGGGTGTAACATCGGCGCTTTCTTTAGTGGCATCGGTTCAGGAAGCCTGCATGGTTGGCTATGGGCCATTGCCGCTTTAGCGGGTAACAGTGCTGGGATTTATTTGAAAAGCCGATTGGTCAGTCGTTAA
- a CDS encoding ribulose-bisphosphate carboxylase, whose protein sequence is MDQSNRYADLSLKEEDLIAGQNHILVAYTMEPAAGYGYLEVAAHIAAESSTGTNVEVCTTDDFTKGVDAIVYDIDEANGIMKVAYPFDLFDRNGLDGKTMIVSFLTLAIGNNQGMGDVKNLQMFDFWVPETKLHLFDGPAVDITNMWKMLGRDKDNGGYIAGTIIKPKLGLRPEPFADAAYQFWLGGDFIKNDEPQGNQTFCPMKKVIPLVADAMKRAQDETGETKLFSANITADDHHEMCYRADYILETFGADAPQVAFLVDGYVGGPGMITTARRNYPSQYLHYHRAGHGAITSPSAKRGYTAFVLAKISRLQGASGIHVGTMGYGKMEGDASDKNIAYMIERDECQGPAFYQKWNGMKPTTPIISGGMNALRLPGFFENLGHGNVINTSGGGSYGHIDSPAAGATSLRQSYECWKSGADPIEFAKDHKEFARAFESFPADADKIYPGWREKLGVHK, encoded by the coding sequence ATGGATCAGTCGAATCGTTATGCTGATTTAAGCCTAAAAGAAGAAGACCTGATTGCTGGTCAGAACCACATTCTTGTTGCTTACACAATGGAACCTGCTGCTGGTTACGGTTACCTAGAAGTGGCTGCACATATCGCAGCGGAATCTTCAACTGGAACAAACGTTGAAGTTTGTACAACAGATGACTTCACTAAAGGCGTTGACGCGATTGTTTATGACATCGACGAAGCAAACGGAATCATGAAAGTTGCCTACCCTTTCGATCTTTTCGATCGTAACGGACTTGACGGTAAAACAATGATTGTTTCTTTCTTGACTCTTGCCATTGGTAACAACCAAGGTATGGGCGACGTTAAAAACCTTCAAATGTTTGACTTCTGGGTACCAGAAACAAAACTTCACCTATTCGACGGTCCTGCTGTTGACATCACTAACATGTGGAAAATGCTTGGTCGTGATAAAGACAACGGTGGTTACATCGCAGGTACAATCATCAAACCTAAATTAGGCCTACGTCCTGAGCCATTTGCTGATGCTGCATACCAGTTCTGGCTAGGTGGTGATTTCATCAAAAACGATGAGCCACAAGGTAACCAAACGTTCTGCCCAATGAAAAAAGTAATTCCTCTAGTTGCTGACGCAATGAAGCGTGCACAAGATGAAACAGGTGAAACAAAGTTATTCTCTGCAAACATCACTGCAGATGATCACCATGAAATGTGCTACCGTGCAGATTACATCCTAGAAACTTTCGGTGCAGACGCGCCTCAGGTTGCTTTCCTGGTTGATGGTTATGTTGGTGGCCCTGGTATGATTACGACGGCTCGTCGTAACTATCCTTCACAGTACTTACATTATCACCGTGCAGGTCATGGTGCGATCACTTCGCCTTCAGCGAAACGTGGTTACACTGCTTTCGTTTTGGCTAAAATCTCTCGTCTACAGGGTGCTTCTGGTATCCACGTGGGTACAATGGGTTACGGTAAAATGGAAGGTGATGCTTCTGATAAGAACATCGCATACATGATCGAGCGTGATGAGTGTCAAGGACCTGCTTTCTACCAAAAATGGAATGGTATGAAGCCAACAACGCCTATCATTTCTGGTGGTATGAACGCACTACGCCTACCTGGTTTCTTCGAAAACCTAGGTCACGGAAACGTTATCAACACTTCTGGTGGTGGTTCTTACGGTCACATCGATTCTCCAGCGGCAGGTGCAACGTCACTTCGTCAATCTTACGAGTGCTGGAAGTCTGGTGCAGACCCAATCGAATTCGCAAAAGATCACAAAGAGTTCGCTCGCGCATTCGAATCTTTCCCTGCAGATGCAGACAAAATCTATCCAGGTTGGAGAGAGAAACTGGGCGTACACAAATAA
- a CDS encoding LysR substrate-binding domain-containing protein has product MPEKISILARNATLRQLQVFESIARHNSFSKAAEELHLTQPTVSMQVKKLAEILESPLFEQIGRKAHLTEAGKALYDSANNILQQLSIAEQKINHLKGFSGGSVKFTVISTAQYFVPKVIQHFAQSYPDVTIIMRVGNKESLIERINNNKDDFYLLGQPPEDLNVESSQLSVNPLAFLANSDHPLVGKQLAIQDLVNEPFLMRETGSGIRAQIEKVFEEFEFQPNIKMVLGGNEPIRLGLLQNLGITVASVPTLMEEINQGKISILNVKGFPINRHWYLAYPKGKVLSIAAEKLIELLKMEGEKLSEQAFNQFR; this is encoded by the coding sequence ATGCCTGAAAAAATTTCTATCCTGGCTCGAAACGCCACGTTAAGACAACTCCAAGTATTTGAAAGTATTGCCCGGCATAACAGTTTCTCCAAGGCAGCTGAGGAGCTTCACCTCACTCAACCAACGGTTTCCATGCAGGTTAAGAAACTGGCTGAGATTTTGGAAAGTCCATTGTTTGAGCAGATCGGTCGCAAAGCTCATTTAACAGAGGCCGGCAAAGCTCTTTATGACTCAGCCAACAATATCTTGCAGCAACTGTCTATCGCAGAACAGAAAATAAACCACCTCAAGGGATTTTCCGGAGGCAGCGTCAAGTTTACCGTCATCTCAACGGCGCAATACTTTGTCCCTAAGGTCATTCAACATTTCGCGCAATCCTATCCCGATGTCACTATTATTATGCGGGTTGGCAATAAAGAAAGTTTGATCGAACGTATCAACAACAATAAAGATGACTTTTATTTGCTCGGACAACCCCCGGAAGATTTAAATGTTGAATCCTCTCAGTTATCCGTCAATCCGTTGGCCTTTCTAGCCAACAGCGACCACCCCCTGGTCGGAAAACAACTTGCCATTCAAGACTTAGTCAATGAACCTTTTTTAATGCGTGAGACGGGCTCAGGTATTCGTGCCCAAATTGAAAAAGTCTTTGAAGAGTTTGAGTTTCAGCCCAATATTAAAATGGTGCTGGGTGGCAATGAACCTATTCGACTTGGACTACTACAAAACTTAGGCATCACGGTTGCTTCTGTTCCCACCTTAATGGAAGAAATCAATCAAGGTAAAATCAGCATTCTCAATGTGAAAGGGTTTCCAATCAACCGTCATTGGTATCTAGCTTACCCAAAAGGCAAAGTGCTTTCTATTGCAGCGGAAAAACTCATCGAGCTGTTGAAAATGGAAGGTGAAAAACTCAGCGAACAGGCGTTTAACCAATTTCGCTAA
- a CDS encoding nitric oxide reductase activation protein NorD, translating into MNADVITEVVSEYQDKFTCNFPKALEVFPACIEEATQQLSDEGVTAYIDGANFLCKIGMGVEPVLVYLEIMPEIASHIGKGTMKMVADYGYKLARSPNKKALIPFLASLSSVCRRIDTLEDLQHYLDIIDEYVDKTQTVIHGHHSLYESPGMIPLLESMPQLISKLSLAGIRNFIDYGARNYNDAPDQQIAYFSLESHDAKSIIQRERQGTTFKDVERHLDMLKDCMWDCDRPFSVFSTAFDQLRKPVPYLDEELIAVPDVYEEENGISGLDRYRAMLAHMMAHKEWSTKLMADNFAPHMQLFISIFEDCRVERLAIQRFPGLKPLFLALHPVPEKGACDPTQQACLRYRSTRLSRALMDETFDPQNPLIEDFRTQFNAILTEKGETSTTQDMAKLGTNFYVKSRKKTDSLPNVFFDDTEVSYRDDNRFIWFHHEENDEAEDFHNNEYHSDEKVVDDANSLPPRHYDEWDYISESYRPDWATVYERLHPSGDSNKIDRLMEKHDGLAKRLKKMIEALKPQNKKRIRFQEEGEELDLDVAIRSVIDFKSGQAPDPRINYSHTTDSRNIAVMLLVDTSQSLNERNQETGQTLLELSEEALAITAWTIEQLGDKFAIGGFCSDTRHEVRYQHIKGYSEHYGDEVKSRIAAMEASYSTRMGAAMRHAAHYLEAQQAEKKLMLILTDGEPADIDTKDPQVLIQDTHKAVEELKSKGIYSYCITLDPNADEYVETIFDNHYTVIDHVDKLPEKLPQVFMKITQ; encoded by the coding sequence ATGAATGCAGACGTCATAACAGAAGTCGTTTCTGAGTATCAAGACAAATTCACCTGTAATTTCCCAAAAGCCCTGGAAGTTTTTCCAGCGTGTATCGAAGAGGCGACCCAGCAACTTTCAGACGAAGGGGTGACGGCCTATATTGATGGTGCCAACTTCCTTTGTAAGATAGGCATGGGGGTTGAACCCGTTCTGGTTTACCTCGAAATTATGCCGGAAATCGCCTCTCATATAGGAAAGGGCACCATGAAAATGGTGGCCGACTATGGTTATAAACTGGCGCGTAGCCCTAACAAAAAAGCCTTAATTCCTTTTTTGGCCTCACTCAGCAGTGTCTGCCGACGCATCGACACATTGGAAGACCTTCAGCACTATCTAGACATTATTGATGAATATGTCGATAAAACGCAAACCGTCATTCATGGTCACCACTCTTTGTATGAAAGCCCAGGAATGATTCCCTTGCTGGAATCCATGCCACAACTAATTTCCAAATTGAGTCTGGCTGGAATCCGTAATTTTATCGATTATGGCGCGCGCAACTATAATGATGCACCCGATCAGCAAATTGCCTATTTCAGCTTAGAATCGCACGATGCCAAAAGCATCATCCAACGTGAACGTCAAGGCACCACCTTCAAAGACGTCGAACGCCATTTGGATATGCTAAAAGATTGTATGTGGGATTGCGACCGGCCTTTTTCGGTTTTCTCCACTGCATTTGATCAACTTCGAAAACCCGTTCCTTATCTGGATGAAGAACTCATTGCTGTGCCGGATGTGTATGAAGAGGAAAACGGCATCAGTGGATTAGATCGCTATCGCGCCATGCTGGCTCACATGATGGCGCACAAAGAATGGTCTACCAAGTTGATGGCAGATAATTTCGCCCCGCACATGCAACTTTTCATTTCCATTTTTGAAGACTGCCGAGTAGAAAGACTGGCCATTCAACGTTTTCCTGGGTTAAAGCCTTTGTTTCTGGCACTGCACCCTGTGCCGGAAAAAGGTGCCTGCGACCCAACCCAACAAGCCTGTTTAAGATACCGCTCCACCCGTTTGTCCCGTGCTTTGATGGATGAAACATTTGATCCGCAAAACCCGCTGATCGAAGATTTCCGTACTCAATTCAATGCCATTTTAACGGAAAAAGGCGAAACCTCCACTACACAAGACATGGCCAAACTGGGCACGAACTTCTATGTGAAGTCACGCAAAAAAACCGACAGCCTGCCAAACGTTTTCTTTGACGACACCGAAGTCAGTTATCGAGATGACAATCGCTTTATCTGGTTCCATCACGAAGAAAATGACGAAGCGGAAGATTTCCATAACAATGAATATCACTCCGATGAAAAAGTCGTTGACGATGCCAACAGCTTACCTCCCCGCCACTATGACGAATGGGATTATATCTCCGAAAGCTATCGTCCTGACTGGGCGACGGTCTATGAACGTTTACACCCTTCTGGAGATTCAAACAAAATTGACCGTTTGATGGAAAAACATGATGGCTTGGCCAAACGTTTGAAAAAAATGATTGAAGCCCTCAAACCGCAAAATAAAAAACGCATTCGTTTTCAGGAAGAAGGCGAAGAGCTGGATTTGGATGTTGCGATCCGCTCGGTCATTGATTTTAAAAGCGGACAAGCACCTGACCCTCGAATCAACTACAGCCACACCACCGACAGCCGAAACATTGCGGTCATGTTACTGGTGGATACATCACAATCTCTGAATGAACGCAACCAGGAAACGGGTCAAACCTTACTGGAGTTAAGCGAAGAAGCTCTTGCTATCACTGCTTGGACCATCGAACAACTAGGGGATAAATTTGCCATTGGCGGTTTTTGCTCTGATACGCGTCATGAAGTTCGCTATCAGCATATCAAAGGCTATTCAGAGCATTATGGCGACGAGGTCAAGTCTCGCATTGCTGCCATGGAAGCCTCTTATTCCACCCGAATGGGAGCCGCCATGCGTCATGCAGCACATTATCTTGAAGCCCAACAAGCTGAGAAAAAACTGATGCTGATTCTAACGGATGGCGAACCGGCGGATATTGACACAAAAGACCCACAGGTGTTAATTCAAGACACGCATAAAGCGGTCGAAGAACTGAAAAGCAAAGGGATCTATTCTTACTGCATTACTTTAGACCCGAACGCCGACGAATACGTCGAAACCATTTTTGACAATCACTATACCGTCATTGACCATGTCGACAAGCTGCCGGAAAAATTACCGCAAGTCTTTATGAAAATCACACAATAA
- the can gene encoding carbonate dehydratase codes for MCHQCDCDTSIEQLLQNNRDWVDEINAIRPDFFETLSHQQKPEYLWIGCSDSRVPANELVKMDPGTIFVHRNIANLVNSSDMNVLSVIQYAVEILKVKHIIINGHYGCGGVIASMEEHNPSLIDHWVRPIRKYYQRKQTELDALPYEERVNRLCEINVVEQVRNICHVPAVRNAWKKGQHLAIHGFIYNIKDGRLKDLNVSIEDIQSAEKAVLRATDS; via the coding sequence ATGTGCCATCAGTGTGACTGCGATACATCCATCGAGCAGCTGTTACAAAATAACCGTGATTGGGTGGATGAAATCAACGCCATTCGTCCCGACTTTTTTGAAACCTTATCCCATCAACAAAAACCGGAATATCTCTGGATAGGATGTTCTGATAGCCGAGTACCGGCAAACGAACTGGTTAAAATGGATCCTGGAACGATTTTCGTGCACCGAAACATCGCTAATCTTGTCAATTCAAGCGATATGAATGTCCTCTCTGTTATTCAATACGCGGTGGAGATTTTGAAGGTCAAACACATCATCATTAATGGACATTACGGCTGTGGTGGTGTCATCGCATCAATGGAAGAGCACAATCCCAGTCTGATTGATCACTGGGTACGTCCCATCCGTAAATATTACCAACGCAAACAAACGGAACTGGATGCCCTGCCTTATGAAGAAAGAGTCAATCGCTTGTGTGAAATCAACGTGGTGGAGCAAGTACGCAACATCTGTCACGTACCGGCGGTCAGAAACGCATGGAAAAAAGGACAACATCTAGCCATTCACGGTTTTATTTACAATATTAAAGATGGCCGTTTGAAAGATTTGAATGTCAGCATTGAAGACATACAATCGGCTGAAAAAGCAGTCTTAAGAGCGACCGATAGCTAA
- a CDS encoding FMN-binding protein, which produces MKQIIPILGLPVLCSSPIAYAVQYLNEEQVQVALFGQHASFTPTLIKLNESQRDKIEAICDVRQRWKTQKAWQAFSPDKAFLGWVIIDKVIGKHEFITYATAISPKGEVLGIEIMDYRETYGGEVRQTDWRNHFVGTNKNSPLELAEDIPNISGATLSCRNVTNGVKRLLALYEVALKP; this is translated from the coding sequence ATGAAACAGATTATCCCCATACTCGGGCTTCCTGTTCTCTGCTCAAGTCCAATAGCCTATGCAGTGCAATATTTAAATGAAGAACAGGTTCAAGTCGCTTTATTTGGACAACACGCCTCGTTCACCCCTACTCTGATCAAACTGAACGAAAGTCAGAGAGACAAAATCGAAGCCATCTGTGATGTCCGCCAACGTTGGAAAACACAAAAAGCCTGGCAAGCTTTCAGTCCTGACAAGGCGTTTCTCGGATGGGTCATTATTGACAAGGTCATCGGAAAACACGAGTTTATAACCTATGCGACAGCAATCTCCCCTAAAGGAGAGGTATTAGGCATTGAAATTATGGATTATCGTGAAACCTATGGTGGAGAAGTCCGTCAGACTGATTGGCGAAATCATTTTGTTGGCACGAATAAAAACAGCCCTTTAGAGTTGGCGGAAGACATTCCCAATATCAGTGGAGCCACACTCTCTTGCCGAAATGTCACAAATGGGGTTAAACGCTTACTCGCATTGTATGAAGTGGCACTTAAACCATGA
- a CDS encoding DUF6662 family protein produces the protein MKKQWHLSAALLSMLLWSMTAHSGEQLLGYTKGAEPLPKGASEFYQIFTQRHDKGQGTYQALDSKTEIEHGFTHRFSGAIAITGHQIETKGLIIGGYLPQEKNTGFTFSGIETELKYAFLTPALNDIGLSTTVGLDFDTVDKHSGQKKDTLSVDLGLQLQKYFMDGQLVWLGNTNLESTYAKRAKIDGINNEETWPTQPEMEIELAAKTGLSYRFASNWSVGAEALYETEFETEVGQERWSIFAGPSIHYGHKHFWATLTYLPQVSGGGERYSGQESGLHLIEKTKYETKLKLGYNF, from the coding sequence ATGAAAAAACAATGGCATCTTTCAGCAGCCCTACTCAGCATGCTACTTTGGAGCATGACAGCCCATTCCGGCGAACAGCTTCTTGGCTACACAAAAGGGGCGGAACCCTTACCTAAAGGCGCTTCAGAGTTTTATCAAATTTTTACACAGCGTCACGATAAAGGCCAAGGAACCTACCAAGCGCTCGACAGCAAAACAGAAATTGAACACGGATTCACCCATCGTTTTTCCGGCGCAATCGCCATCACCGGTCATCAAATTGAAACAAAAGGATTAATTATTGGTGGCTATCTACCGCAGGAAAAAAACACCGGTTTTACATTTTCTGGAATTGAAACCGAACTAAAGTATGCGTTTTTAACGCCTGCTCTCAATGACATTGGACTATCAACAACCGTTGGCTTGGATTTCGACACCGTAGACAAACATTCCGGACAAAAGAAAGACACCCTATCCGTCGATTTAGGTCTGCAACTTCAAAAATACTTCATGGATGGACAACTGGTTTGGTTGGGTAACACCAATCTTGAATCGACTTATGCCAAGCGAGCTAAGATTGACGGCATCAATAATGAAGAAACTTGGCCAACACAACCTGAAATGGAAATTGAACTGGCCGCAAAAACCGGGCTGTCTTATCGCTTTGCATCAAACTGGTCGGTCGGCGCGGAAGCCTTATATGAAACTGAATTTGAAACAGAAGTGGGACAGGAAAGATGGTCTATCTTCGCAGGCCCTTCCATTCACTATGGTCATAAACATTTTTGGGCGACTCTAACATATTTACCTCAAGTCTCAGGCGGAGGAGAACGCTATAGCGGTCAAGAAAGTGGACTGCACTTGATTGAAAAGACCAAATATGAAACCAAGCTGAAACTCGGCTACAACTTCTAA
- a CDS encoding FAD:protein FMN transferase → MTSKLVKRMKPLLGTFVEVGAYINHQEESVLNHIFNKIETIHDQMSFHNPNSALSTLNNSPNKWVNLPDETLSVMRKAKQLSLDSNHLFNCTLGGYLVDKGVLPNHFAHSFQSSGKASDIEIQTHQARLTAPVLISLDGIAKGYAVDQAINVMKQHNIVAGWVNAGGDLKVFGDVTLPISQRQNETNIQPLTHLNNQALASSEIHLHSTPRFPGQIIDSTGRQPQPGVISVIAEDAWLADGLTKVLALQPESDRHATAKRFNVTYLSSSPLTNRTAL, encoded by the coding sequence ATGACGTCAAAACTTGTGAAAAGAATGAAACCGTTACTCGGAACCTTTGTCGAGGTGGGGGCATATATCAATCATCAAGAAGAAAGCGTGTTAAACCATATATTTAATAAAATAGAAACCATTCATGACCAAATGAGTTTTCACAACCCCAACAGCGCTCTTTCAACCCTGAATAATTCTCCTAACAAATGGGTTAATCTTCCAGATGAAACACTCTCAGTTATGCGCAAAGCCAAACAGCTGAGCTTGGATTCCAATCATCTTTTCAATTGCACGCTGGGAGGCTACCTGGTCGATAAAGGAGTCCTGCCAAACCATTTTGCACACTCTTTTCAATCGAGCGGCAAAGCATCGGATATTGAGATACAAACTCATCAGGCTCGACTCACAGCACCCGTTTTAATCTCGCTGGACGGAATTGCAAAAGGTTATGCTGTCGATCAAGCCATTAACGTTATGAAACAACATAACATTGTGGCGGGCTGGGTGAATGCCGGTGGAGACCTCAAAGTTTTTGGAGACGTGACTCTCCCTATCAGCCAACGCCAGAATGAAACCAATATTCAACCACTTACTCACCTCAACAACCAGGCATTGGCCTCTTCAGAGATACACCTTCATAGCACCCCACGTTTTCCCGGTCAGATCATTGATAGCACAGGTCGACAACCACAACCAGGGGTCATCAGCGTCATAGCAGAAGATGCTTGGCTGGCAGACGGCTTAACGAAAGTCTTGGCCTTACAACCCGAATCCGATCGTCATGCAACGGCAAAGCGCTTTAATGTGACATACCTTTCTTCTTCCCCCTTAACCAACAGGACTGCTTTATGA